In Oscillatoria acuminata PCC 6304, a single window of DNA contains:
- the lepB gene encoding signal peptidase I produces MTPELFNLLKLIPYAILLVVGGLSINAYGQRVTHRGQKQIVLGIALLASFLGVWLNAVEVSQLEQQPNSVYVSFGLSTGFGLSALAYLRWLYGQSKQREAESQLRQGLLERISKDVEGRRQDSLDNFYHIPVYGVQQSPGSHGLFRPIQVVVGQKTRLLDVSISKLFFQEDVGGQLLILGERGSGKTTELLGLAQTLCKRAQEDPQAPIPIIFELSNWRPSRQPIEAATLNHWMVEQLQLKYGLDPQLSQDWLHRKRLIPLLDGLDELKNFMTEAIGAINSMQEDEKERHLKLIVCSRFQDYQDCQERLSLKTAVYLKPLENEAIQAYLKHRNASHLWKVLKASPQGWLKLAKTPLLLDLMPRAYPAPIVPDCPDQAGEAACRHRLFEDYSHRQLTLKHNSEYSEEDSRRYLQQLAQILRRQGQTEFLIEEMQPDWLETPRQTRWFNSGGSLIGGLIVGLIGGLMFGLIVGLIFGLMFGLIFGLIVYPKKQIELTESFDLSGSNIKGAVLDSWIFGLIAGLIVGLICGLIGWLIGDLIRGLIVGLMCGLIVGLKGGLFVGLKAKLKVKSYPNQGIWESLKKSAIVSVLTTPIWMMEFLLIDDLLLRAGQEPIFGNPAAVVILGIGMGLLTGAFLGGLNSVLRHVLLRWILFQNQVIPWNYARFLTYASEQGLLKQSGGRFRFYHDLLREHFAGEDTARPQLTLAPPSRLWLNWTLTVMLFLGGLLLIRNVQTVGINTAVMMSPTLEAQEQVLTDELTYGYRTPQRGDIIIIKSADTLANREGRFYIRRILALPHETLEIRQGQALINDRPLKTITLSPRYELHSLTLAADEYFVVGDNDAVEELEEFAEIVPRHRIHAQVLLRLSPLSRWGRLD; encoded by the coding sequence ATGACCCCAGAACTCTTTAACCTGCTCAAGTTGATTCCCTACGCTATTTTATTGGTTGTTGGTGGCTTGTCCATCAATGCTTACGGTCAACGGGTAACCCACCGAGGGCAAAAACAGATCGTCCTCGGGATTGCACTGCTGGCGAGTTTCCTGGGGGTTTGGCTGAATGCCGTGGAGGTGAGTCAACTCGAACAACAACCCAATTCAGTTTATGTCAGTTTCGGCCTAAGCACAGGCTTTGGTCTGTCCGCGTTGGCGTACTTGAGGTGGCTTTATGGACAATCCAAACAACGGGAGGCGGAGTCACAATTACGTCAGGGGCTACTGGAACGCATTAGCAAGGACGTTGAAGGCCGCCGCCAAGATTCCTTAGACAATTTTTACCATATCCCCGTTTATGGGGTTCAACAATCCCCAGGGTCTCATGGGTTATTTCGCCCGATTCAGGTGGTTGTCGGACAAAAGACTCGACTCCTGGATGTCTCTATCTCCAAACTCTTTTTTCAAGAGGATGTAGGGGGACAACTCTTGATTTTGGGAGAACGCGGAAGTGGGAAAACCACGGAACTGCTGGGTTTAGCGCAAACCCTTTGTAAACGGGCTCAGGAAGACCCTCAAGCGCCCATTCCGATTATTTTTGAATTGTCCAACTGGCGACCCTCTCGACAACCGATTGAGGCGGCCACCCTGAATCACTGGATGGTAGAGCAATTGCAGTTGAAATATGGGTTAGACCCTCAACTGAGCCAAGATTGGCTTCATCGTAAACGCCTGATACCTCTACTGGATGGGTTGGATGAACTCAAGAATTTCATGACAGAAGCAATTGGGGCTATCAATTCCATGCAGGAGGATGAGAAAGAACGACATCTCAAGTTAATCGTCTGTTCTCGGTTTCAAGATTATCAAGATTGTCAGGAAAGGTTGAGTCTGAAAACAGCGGTTTATCTCAAGCCCCTCGAAAATGAAGCGATTCAAGCCTATTTGAAACACCGCAATGCCAGCCATCTTTGGAAGGTCTTAAAAGCGAGTCCCCAGGGATGGCTCAAGTTGGCGAAAACCCCCCTGTTGTTGGATTTAATGCCCAGGGCTTATCCAGCCCCAATTGTGCCAGATTGCCCCGACCAGGCGGGGGAAGCGGCTTGTCGTCATCGGCTTTTTGAGGATTATAGTCATCGACAACTGACCCTGAAACACAACTCCGAGTATTCGGAGGAAGACAGTCGCCGCTATCTGCAACAGTTGGCTCAAATTCTCCGCCGTCAAGGACAGACGGAGTTCTTGATTGAGGAAATGCAGCCAGATTGGTTGGAAACTCCCAGACAAACACGCTGGTTTAATTCGGGCGGGAGTCTAATTGGAGGGCTAATTGTAGGGCTGATTGGAGGGCTAATGTTCGGGCTAATTGTAGGGCTAATTTTCGGGCTGATGTTCGGGCTAATTTTCGGGCTGATTGTATATCCTAAAAAGCAGATAGAGTTAACAGAATCCTTTGATTTATCTGGGTCGAATATCAAAGGGGCTGTTCTAGATTCTTGGATTTTTGGGCTGATTGCGGGGCTGATTGTAGGGCTGATTTGCGGGCTGATTGGATGGCTGATTGGAGATCTGATTAGAGGGCTGATTGTAGGGCTAATGTGCGGGCTAATTGTAGGGCTAAAGGGAGGGCTGTTTGTAGGGCTAAAAGCGAAACTTAAGGTCAAATCATATCCCAACCAAGGGATTTGGGAATCTCTTAAGAAATCGGCAATTGTCTCTGTGCTGACTACTCCCATTTGGATGATGGAATTTCTATTGATAGATGACTTGTTACTCAGGGCTGGACAAGAGCCTATCTTTGGGAATCCAGCCGCAGTCGTCATCTTGGGGATAGGGATGGGATTACTGACGGGCGCGTTTTTGGGGGGACTCAACTCGGTGCTTCGCCATGTTTTACTGCGCTGGATTCTTTTTCAAAATCAGGTGATTCCTTGGAACTATGCTCGCTTCTTAACCTATGCCAGTGAACAGGGTTTACTGAAACAATCGGGGGGACGATTTCGCTTCTATCATGACTTGCTACGGGAACATTTTGCTGGGGAAGACACTGCGCGCCCCCAACTGACCCTTGCTCCTCCTTCCCGGCTTTGGCTTAATTGGACTCTTACTGTCATGCTGTTCTTGGGCGGGCTGCTATTGATAAGGAATGTCCAAACCGTGGGGATAAATACTGCTGTGATGATGTCTCCCACGTTAGAGGCTCAAGAACAGGTTTTAACCGATGAGCTCACCTATGGCTATCGCACTCCTCAACGGGGAGATATCATTATCATCAAAAGCGCTGACACCTTAGCCAATCGTGAGGGGCGCTTTTACATCCGTCGCATTCTTGCCCTACCTCACGAAACCCTAGAGATTCGTCAGGGACAGGCGTTGATTAACGATCGCCCCCTGAAAACCATCACCCTTTCCCCCCGCTATGAGCTACACTCCCTCACCCTAGCTGCGGATGAATACTTCGTTGTGGGCGACAATGACGCAGTTGAGGAGTTGGAGGAGTTTGCTGAAATTGTTCCCCGACATCGCATCCATGCCCAAGTCTTGCTGAGACTCTCACCCCTCTCCCGATGGGGCCGTCTTGACTAA
- a CDS encoding ParB/RepB/Spo0J family partition protein → MDTQNTQRHISTFLSSKTLRLEQICQSQFQPRNYFNEVAMEELAASIKEHGILQPLLVRPIAANEYELVAGERRYKAAQALGLKDVPVTVREMTDPEVLQYALVENLQREDLNPVEETEGILQLLEMRLQKDRDWIISLLNYMANGKRGFTDSAVRNREQQLMQEVFATIGRRITPESFRTHRLPLLKLPPELFEALRYGRIEWTKAKEIAKLESESERLALLDRAIAQSLSLRTIQKIVRAQKTPRDSAQQQREVEGLLQQFTQLKAWENPDKRYKMESLLTELKQLITEPD, encoded by the coding sequence ATGGACACCCAAAATACTCAACGTCATATCTCCACGTTCCTTTCGTCAAAGACCCTGCGACTGGAGCAAATTTGCCAATCCCAGTTTCAACCGCGAAACTACTTTAACGAAGTGGCAATGGAGGAACTCGCCGCTAGTATCAAAGAACATGGTATCCTGCAACCCCTACTCGTGCGCCCGATCGCCGCGAATGAATATGAGTTAGTCGCGGGAGAACGTCGCTATAAAGCCGCTCAAGCCCTGGGATTAAAGGACGTGCCAGTGACAGTCCGGGAAATGACCGATCCGGAAGTCCTACAGTACGCCTTGGTCGAAAATTTACAGCGAGAAGACTTGAATCCCGTTGAAGAAACCGAAGGCATTTTGCAACTGCTGGAGATGCGCCTGCAAAAGGACCGGGACTGGATTATCTCCCTGCTCAACTACATGGCGAATGGCAAACGGGGATTTACGGACAGCGCCGTCCGTAATCGTGAACAACAGTTGATGCAAGAGGTTTTTGCCACCATCGGCAGGAGGATCACTCCCGAATCGTTCCGAACTCATCGCCTGCCGTTGCTGAAACTGCCTCCGGAGTTGTTTGAAGCGCTTCGCTATGGACGGATTGAGTGGACCAAAGCGAAGGAAATTGCCAAGTTAGAGTCGGAGTCTGAGCGGTTGGCACTTTTAGACCGGGCGATCGCTCAGTCTCTGAGTCTGCGAACCATTCAAAAAATCGTCCGGGCTCAAAAAACCCCCAGGGACTCAGCACAACAACAACGCGAGGTGGAAGGACTTCTGCAACAATTTACCCAATTGAAGGCATGGGAGAACCCAGATAAGCGCTATAAAATGGAGTCTTTACTCACCGAACTCAAACAACTTATCACAGAACCGGATTGA
- a CDS encoding COP23 domain-containing protein, whose product MKAKFAITSILTAAAVAIGATVTLQQPAQANTRFVCAMSSTTGLPTTFAMTPRGPVPVVRWYSEYFSASGYSPERRCQEVSGRFNNLHSQGLLSSITTGYLNGQPVVCASRSGGCNNSNLLFTLKSGVDAAAAVQQLFDLQRGTASGPLYESSGDDGVNIDFNNFLSNAAVDPSGPSSGGSEGTNVTPSEPSEPSGVGGGGIW is encoded by the coding sequence ATGAAAGCAAAATTCGCCATTACGTCCATATTGACGGCTGCGGCAGTTGCGATCGGCGCAACAGTCACCCTCCAGCAACCGGCTCAAGCGAACACTCGGTTTGTGTGTGCTATGAGTTCTACCACCGGATTACCGACTACCTTTGCCATGACTCCGCGAGGTCCGGTCCCCGTAGTGCGCTGGTATTCAGAATATTTCAGTGCTTCTGGTTATAGCCCAGAACGCCGTTGTCAGGAAGTCTCTGGACGATTCAATAATCTCCATAGCCAGGGACTACTCAGTTCGATTACTACGGGTTACTTAAATGGTCAACCTGTGGTTTGTGCGAGTCGGAGTGGGGGTTGCAACAACAGTAATCTGTTGTTTACCCTGAAGTCGGGGGTCGATGCAGCAGCAGCGGTTCAGCAGCTATTCGATTTACAACGAGGAACTGCTAGTGGTCCGTTGTATGAAAGTTCTGGGGATGATGGAGTCAATATCGATTTCAACAATTTCCTGAGCAATGCTGCCGTCGATCCCAGTGGCCCCTCGTCAGGGGGTTCAGAAGGCACAAACGTTACTCCGTCTGAGCCGTCGGAGCCCTCCGGGGTTGGTGGTGGTGGCATCTGGTAA
- a CDS encoding S1 family peptidase — protein MNLRSQIVLICVGSFLITLPTQLFPLYSSAQILPRSGVTGQPSPALLADQVRDIAQRITVKVLSGRSGGSGIIIHKQGPTYTVVTNQHVLTAGQGSGYQIQTPDGRTYPGEVVRTVSFEGNDLALLQFRSTGADYMVGSVGTSSSLQPGDEVFAAGFPFESEQLGSAWTFTTGTIALIADRTIEGGYQIAYTNPVEKGMSGGPILNRQGQVIGINGMHAYPLWGDPYLFTDGSRPSTAMREIMVRSSMGIAIDTFVQLAAGFYNNSGGMPAASVPSSPMRLVSPGEQPRDSRPESAQPQVDSSGLPVVEETPGLSHPGSEPLW, from the coding sequence GTGAATTTGCGATCGCAGATTGTTCTTATCTGTGTTGGTAGCTTCTTAATCACCCTACCAACACAGTTATTTCCCTTATATAGTTCGGCTCAAATCCTGCCGAGGAGTGGAGTCACCGGACAACCCTCCCCTGCACTCTTGGCCGATCAAGTCCGTGACATTGCCCAAAGGATTACGGTAAAAGTGTTGTCAGGCCGCAGTGGAGGGTCTGGGATTATCATCCACAAACAAGGGCCAACTTATACCGTTGTCACCAATCAGCACGTTTTGACGGCAGGTCAGGGTTCTGGATATCAAATTCAAACCCCCGATGGTCGAACCTATCCCGGGGAAGTCGTAAGAACGGTGAGCTTTGAGGGCAACGATTTGGCATTACTGCAATTTCGCAGTACGGGTGCGGATTATATGGTGGGGTCGGTGGGGACTTCCTCAAGTTTGCAACCTGGGGATGAGGTATTTGCGGCAGGGTTTCCCTTTGAATCGGAACAGTTGGGTTCTGCATGGACCTTTACGACTGGGACGATCGCCTTAATTGCCGATCGCACGATCGAGGGGGGATATCAAATTGCCTACACCAATCCGGTGGAAAAAGGCATGAGTGGCGGTCCCATCTTGAATCGTCAAGGTCAGGTCATCGGGATTAATGGAATGCACGCCTATCCATTATGGGGCGATCCTTATCTGTTTACCGATGGTTCTCGACCCAGTACCGCCATGCGTGAAATTATGGTGCGATCGAGTATGGGAATTGCGATCGATACCTTTGTCCAACTGGCAGCGGGATTTTACAACAATTCTGGGGGAATGCCAGCAGCCAGCGTTCCTTCTTCCCCCATGCGGTTGGTTTCCCCAGGGGAACAACCCCGGGATTCTCGGCCCGAATCAGCACAACCCCAGGTTGATTCTTCTGGCTTACCCGTAGTAGAGGAAACTCCTGGACTGTCTCATCCTGGGTCCGAACCCTTGTGGTAA
- a CDS encoding AI-2E family transporter produces the protein MKQVFSPFQQFLLTWLLMLGVGWATLSALSYVGEAVGILITAGLIAFLLNYAVSRLQKFLPRGIAAVGVYLLAGLLVLVVGLTVVPPVFNQGRQLIDNFPNLVKSAQEQLAGFQTWSEERNLPFDVGLLEQQIGERMQGQVQAIASRGFGLVLGTVSWFLDGVLILVISFYMLVDGDRLWRTLTWIFAPNIRDQLTTSLQRNLQKFVSGQLLLGLFMAVTLTPAFWALRVPFFLLFAVFIGVMEVIPFVGATLGIGAVFLIVAFIDWWLALQVLAVAIALQQVKDNIIGPRIMGSLTGLSPVIIFTSLLLGGKVGGFLGIILAIPLTGVIKSIVEIAIDPTLPPQTGSFFNNILSQKPPQALPAETGISEGDRLR, from the coding sequence ATGAAACAAGTCTTTTCACCCTTCCAACAGTTTTTATTGACTTGGCTGCTGATGTTAGGGGTCGGTTGGGCTACCCTGAGTGCGCTGAGTTATGTGGGAGAAGCAGTCGGAATTCTGATTACTGCGGGCTTGATTGCGTTTTTACTCAACTATGCCGTGAGTCGATTGCAAAAATTTCTCCCCCGTGGGATCGCGGCGGTTGGGGTCTATTTGCTGGCGGGGTTACTCGTGCTGGTAGTGGGATTAACCGTGGTGCCCCCTGTGTTTAATCAGGGTCGGCAATTAATTGACAACTTTCCGAACTTAGTCAAATCGGCACAGGAGCAATTAGCCGGATTCCAAACTTGGAGTGAGGAACGCAATTTGCCCTTTGATGTAGGGCTGCTGGAGCAACAGATTGGGGAACGGATGCAGGGACAGGTGCAGGCGATCGCCTCCCGAGGGTTTGGGTTGGTCCTGGGAACCGTCAGTTGGTTCTTAGATGGCGTCCTGATTCTGGTCATCTCATTTTATATGCTCGTGGATGGGGACCGTTTGTGGCGGACCCTCACCTGGATTTTCGCCCCGAATATTCGGGACCAACTCACCACCTCTTTGCAGCGAAATCTTCAAAAATTTGTCTCAGGACAATTGCTGCTGGGGTTATTTATGGCAGTCACCCTGACTCCAGCATTTTGGGCATTACGGGTGCCGTTTTTCCTGTTATTTGCGGTGTTTATCGGCGTCATGGAAGTGATTCCCTTTGTGGGGGCGACCCTGGGAATTGGTGCGGTGTTCCTAATTGTGGCGTTTATTGATTGGTGGTTGGCCCTGCAAGTTTTAGCCGTGGCGATCGCCTTGCAGCAAGTCAAGGATAATATTATCGGACCTCGGATTATGGGCAGTCTCACCGGATTGTCTCCGGTGATTATTTTTACCTCCTTGCTCTTAGGAGGCAAAGTTGGGGGATTTTTAGGGATTATTCTGGCGATTCCCTTGACTGGGGTGATCAAAAGTATTGTGGAAATTGCGATCGACCCCACCCTCCCCCCGCAAACTGGGAGTTTCTTCAACAATATCCTCAGTCAGAAACCCCCGCAAGCGTTACCGGCAGAAACTGGGATTTCTGAGGGCGATCGCCTCCGATGA
- a CDS encoding nucleotidyltransferase family protein — MTTSLRELLQEKREEILKIATKHGAYNLRIFGSVARGEERQDSDVDFLVDMESDRNLLDRIGLMQDLEDLLGRKVDVATVKVLRDFCREGILKDAVPL, encoded by the coding sequence ATGACGACCAGTCTCAGAGAGTTACTTCAAGAAAAGCGCGAGGAAATTCTGAAGATTGCGACTAAGCATGGAGCGTATAATTTACGGATTTTTGGGTCCGTAGCGCGGGGAGAGGAACGTCAGGATAGTGACGTAGATTTTCTGGTAGATATGGAAAGCGATCGCAATCTTTTAGATCGGATTGGCTTAATGCAAGATTTAGAAGACCTTTTAGGCCGAAAAGTAGATGTTGCTACTGTTAAAGTTTTGCGAGATTTTTGTCGAGAGGGTATTCTCAAGGATGCGGTGCCGTTGTGA
- a CDS encoding Npun_R2479 family HD domain-containing metalloprotein: MLNTTEILIDNFVQKLREGYRRTYGGYKPDYEDIIAWAGSMALENIANSDALYHNVEHTILVTLVGQEIMRGKHIREGGVSCDGWLHFIISLVCHDIGYVKGVCRQDKNGWYATGQNGKMIELKPGSSDAGLTPYHVDRAKLFIDERFGGHTLIDAEQIKYNIELTRFPVPKAEDHQDTINYPGMVRAADLIGQLSDPRYLKKIGALFYEFEETGTNAVLGYKHPGDLRKNYPKFYWNGVFPYVKDALEYLSLTQEGKQVIANLYSNVFVVEHESAQAELA; the protein is encoded by the coding sequence ATGCTCAATACCACTGAAATCCTGATTGACAACTTTGTGCAAAAGCTGAGGGAAGGCTACCGCCGAACCTACGGAGGATATAAACCGGACTACGAGGATATTATTGCCTGGGCGGGGAGCATGGCGCTCGAAAATATTGCCAACAGTGACGCCCTTTACCACAATGTCGAACATACCATTTTAGTGACCTTGGTGGGGCAGGAAATCATGCGAGGCAAACATATCCGGGAAGGGGGTGTGTCTTGTGACGGTTGGCTTCATTTCATTATCTCCCTGGTCTGTCATGATATTGGCTATGTCAAGGGCGTGTGCCGACAGGACAAAAATGGCTGGTATGCCACCGGACAAAATGGGAAAATGATTGAACTCAAACCCGGGTCCAGCGATGCGGGACTGACGCCGTATCACGTCGATCGCGCCAAACTGTTCATTGACGAACGGTTTGGGGGCCATACACTGATTGATGCCGAACAGATCAAGTACAATATCGAACTCACCCGGTTTCCCGTCCCCAAAGCCGAGGATCATCAAGATACGATTAACTATCCCGGGATGGTTCGGGCTGCTGATTTAATCGGACAACTCAGCGATCCGCGTTATTTGAAGAAAATCGGGGCTTTGTTCTATGAATTTGAAGAAACCGGCACGAATGCGGTGCTCGGCTATAAACATCCGGGAGATTTACGGAAGAACTATCCCAAGTTTTATTGGAATGGGGTTTTCCCTTACGTCAAAGATGCCCTAGAATATCTGAGCCTGACCCAGGAAGGAAAACAGGTGATTGCCAATCTTTACTCGAATGTGTTTGTCGTTGAACATGAAAGCGCCCAAGCGGAGTTAGCGTAA
- a CDS encoding ABC transporter permease, translated as MNWWKKLKKNPLARLGAILLLVFYLTAIAAEFVAPYDAYISQPSGALLPPTQIYWRNQTTGDFIGPHVYPTTQGAIDLETGDRELLVDFEQPSRLGLFVRGPAYKLFGLIPGDIHLFGTTGTAPLNLLGTDDQARDQFSRLVMGARISLFIGLVGISISFPLGLMVGGISGYFGGALDSVLMRLVEVLMTIPSIYLLVTLTLILPAGISSAQRFILIVVITSFVSWSGLARVIRGQVLSIKEREFVQSAKAMGAKPLYIIVRHVIPQTATYTIIAATLSIPGFIVAESVLSLIGLGIQQPDPSWGNMLSLSTNASILVLQPWLVWPPALLIILTVLAFNLLGDGLRDALDPRSVQR; from the coding sequence ATGAACTGGTGGAAAAAGTTAAAAAAGAATCCCTTGGCTCGGTTAGGCGCTATTTTGTTATTGGTATTTTACTTAACGGCGATCGCAGCAGAATTTGTCGCCCCTTATGATGCCTATATTTCTCAGCCGAGTGGGGCGCTGTTGCCACCGACGCAGATTTACTGGCGAAATCAAACCACCGGGGATTTTATCGGTCCCCATGTTTATCCCACCACCCAAGGGGCGATCGATTTAGAAACGGGCGATCGCGAATTGTTGGTCGATTTTGAGCAACCTTCCCGCCTCGGACTCTTTGTCAGAGGACCCGCTTATAAACTCTTTGGATTAATTCCCGGAGACATTCATCTGTTTGGCACCACGGGAACTGCACCCTTAAACCTGTTGGGGACCGATGATCAAGCGCGGGATCAATTCAGTCGCCTGGTCATGGGGGCGAGAATCAGCTTATTTATTGGCCTAGTCGGGATTTCGATTTCCTTTCCCTTGGGGCTGATGGTGGGGGGAATTTCGGGGTATTTTGGTGGCGCATTGGATAGTGTCTTAATGCGCCTCGTCGAAGTGTTGATGACCATTCCCAGCATTTATCTGTTGGTCACCCTCACCCTAATTTTACCGGCGGGCATCAGCAGCGCCCAACGGTTTATCTTAATTGTGGTGATTACCTCCTTCGTGAGTTGGTCCGGACTGGCGCGGGTGATTAGAGGTCAAGTGTTGTCGATTAAAGAGCGAGAATTTGTCCAGTCAGCCAAAGCAATGGGAGCCAAACCGCTCTATATTATTGTCCGGCACGTCATCCCCCAGACGGCTACCTATACGATTATTGCGGCAACCCTGTCGATTCCTGGGTTTATTGTCGCCGAATCGGTGCTGAGTCTGATTGGATTAGGAATTCAGCAGCCGGATCCTTCCTGGGGGAATATGCTCTCCCTGTCTACCAATGCCTCAATTTTGGTATTGCAACCTTGGTTAGTTTGGCCCCCGGCCCTGTTAATTATTTTGACGGTACTGGCGTTTAATCTCCTGGGGGATGGGTTGCGAGATGCCCTTGACCCTCGGAGTGTTCAGCGGTAA
- the cysE gene encoding serine O-acetyltransferase has translation MLNTLVADFQIIFERDPAARNWLEVLFCYPGLQALLFHRVAHWLHQVGIPFIPRLISHLGRFFTGIEIHPGAAIGRGVFIDHGMGVVIGETAIVGDYSLIYQGVTLGGTGKESGKRHPTLGENVVVGAGAKVLGNIQIGNNVRIGAGSVVLRDVPSDCTVVGVPGRILYRSGVRVNPLEHGQLPDSEASAIRSLLDRIEALEQQVQDMKPQKPSFVFVGASSEKFCLEQLPPNCNLNNKAIQEFLDGSGI, from the coding sequence GTGCTAAATACCCTTGTAGCTGACTTCCAAATTATCTTTGAGCGTGACCCAGCCGCACGCAACTGGCTAGAAGTTTTGTTTTGCTATCCAGGTTTGCAAGCGCTGCTGTTTCACCGTGTTGCCCACTGGTTACACCAAGTCGGCATTCCCTTCATCCCTCGCCTGATTTCTCATCTGGGTCGCTTTTTCACCGGGATTGAAATTCACCCCGGCGCGGCGATCGGCAGGGGAGTTTTCATCGATCATGGCATGGGAGTGGTGATTGGCGAAACTGCGATCGTCGGCGATTATAGCTTGATTTATCAAGGGGTCACCCTCGGCGGTACCGGGAAAGAATCCGGCAAGCGTCACCCCACCCTCGGGGAAAATGTTGTCGTGGGTGCCGGTGCCAAGGTGCTGGGCAATATCCAAATTGGCAATAATGTCCGCATTGGGGCCGGTTCTGTGGTGCTGCGGGATGTTCCCTCAGATTGTACAGTAGTCGGCGTTCCCGGTCGAATTCTCTATCGTTCCGGGGTGCGAGTCAACCCCTTGGAACATGGTCAATTGCCTGATTCAGAAGCATCAGCGATTCGCAGTTTACTCGATCGCATTGAAGCTCTCGAACAGCAAGTTCAAGATATGAAACCCCAGAAACCTTCTTTTGTGTTCGTCGGTGCAAGCTCTGAAAAGTTCTGTTTAGAGCAACTCCCGCCGAACTGTAACCTTAATAATAAAGCGATTCAAGAGTTTCTGGACGGGTCGGGTATTTGA